Genomic window (Candidatus Zixiibacteriota bacterium):
CCGCCGGCATGCGCGACAATATCGGCTCCCGGGCGAAGGTATAGATGATAGGTATTGCCGAGGATTATCTCGGCACCAAGCTCTTTTAATTCGGAGGGCGACTGCGTTTTAACCGTGCCGAGCGTGCCCACCGGCATAAATACCGGCGTTTGGATATCGCCATGAGCCGTTTTTATTAAGCCGCATCGAGCATGACCATCAGAGGATAATATTTTGAAACTGAAATCGTTTATCATTTCCCCTTTGTGTAGCCGTAAAAGCCATGAACTTTGGATAAACCTGACCAGTATTGACGGGCATTCGCTGCATAAATCAAGGGATCTAATTTTTCCACATCTAATGCGCCATCCGAATTCAGGATGGACTTATCGATATGAGTGGCGACTATTTCAGCAATAAAGATGTAATGCGAGCCAAGATTGAGGGTTTGCCTTACCATGCATTCGAGGTTTATCGGCGATTCCTTAATAAGCGGCGCTTTAATTTTTTGCGCAGGTTCAGGAGTCAAGCCGGTTGTCTTGAACTTGTCGAAATCTCGGCCCGAATTGTTGCCGCAGAAGTCAACCTCTTTGACCAAATTGCTTCCGGTCATGTTTACAACAAACTCTCCGCTTTTTTTGATAAGCTCATAGGAGTATCGTTTTTCTGTGATAGAAACCGATATCATAGGCGGTTTGGAGCAGACAATGCCGCACCAGGCAATCGTGATTATATTTGGCCTATCATCGATATCGCCGCATGCAACCAGCACAGCCGGCAGCGGCGTCAACAATGTTGTTGGCATTAAAGATTTTTTCGCCATTTAATCCTCTCCCTGTTTATCATCAAAATAAATAAATCTCTCTAAGAGCTTCACATAATTGGACCAGCGCTGACCGGGCTGTCTGGTTTTTGCTTTCACTTTTAATATGCCGCCAACCCGCGAATCCAACAGATCGGCTATCGAAAGCACGTTGGCTTCAAGCGTTTGGGGCAAAACCGGTGATGCTTTCTCATAAGCATCATGATGAGACAATACCAAGTGACGTACTAATCTCTTTTTTTCGACAGGAAAATCGCCAAGGCGGTCGATTTTGCGGGAGATGATTCTATCGGCGATTACAATATGGCCTGTTAACCTGCCTTCATCGGTATAATCGAAAAAGTTGTCGAGCGAGTATGTATCCGCCTTGCCGACATCATGAAGCAAAGCCCCGGTGATTAACAGGTCATGGTTGAGGTCATCATACAACTCGCATGCCGCCCGGCACAGATAGGCAACATTCAATGAGTGCTCAGCCAGCCCGCCGATGTATGAATGATGCCAGAGCTTGGCGGCTGGCGCATACGAGAACTTTCGTCTAAGTATGCCGTCATTAAAAATCTCAGAAAGCAGGGCTTTGTAATGAAAATCCCGAATGCTGTTGATTATTTTATCGATTTCAGCCAGCATTTCCTCGGGACTGCGCAAGCCGGTTGGCAAAAAATCCGAGGGGTCATAATCACCATCCCTCAAAGATTCCATAGATATAACATTTATTTGAGGAA
Coding sequences:
- a CDS encoding flavin reductase family protein, with product MAKKSLMPTTLLTPLPAVLVACGDIDDRPNIITIAWCGIVCSKPPMISVSITEKRYSYELIKKSGEFVVNMTGSNLVKEVDFCGNNSGRDFDKFKTTGLTPEPAQKIKAPLIKESPINLECMVRQTLNLGSHYIFIAEIVATHIDKSILNSDGALDVEKLDPLIYAANARQYWSGLSKVHGFYGYTKGK
- a CDS encoding HD domain-containing protein; the protein is MKESWVNQLTPGQTINDSFVLRKLDIREYGGKKYLSLEFGDKTGRIGGVCWENAQEYIQDISIGNIIRVAGTVGTYRDVPQINVISMESLRDGDYDPSDFLPTGLRSPEEMLAEIDKIINSIRDFHYKALLSEIFNDGILRRKFSYAPAAKLWHHSYIGGLAEHSLNVAYLCRAACELYDDLNHDLLITGALLHDVGKADTYSLDNFFDYTDEGRLTGHIVIADRIISRKIDRLGDFPVEKKRLVRHLVLSHHDAYEKASPVLPQTLEANVLSIADLLDSRVGGILKVKAKTRQPGQRWSNYVKLLERFIYFDDKQGED